A segment of the Anguilla anguilla isolate fAngAng1 chromosome 6, fAngAng1.pri, whole genome shotgun sequence genome:
TTCTCTTGAATTAGCAGCACATGGATTTGTTAACTCATCTGGGAGTGATAAGCATGCAGTCTAGAAGAGATTTGACTGCAGAGAGAGCACGTGCCACTTATTGCCCACATGTTGAAGAGGTTTGGCTCTGGGCATTCTCATATTCTTAAGTTTTTTATCTGTTCTATGGACAAACTTGTAAGCTAATTTGGCTTTGTGTTCACCCATAGCATTCCCTgcccaataataataacatttttttttgatggggaaaaaatgtgagaaacactgctgctgtactaTATATACTATGGAACAAAATGTGAAGGCTGTTTAAGTTTCTTTAGATAAGAttcctataatgtaatgtaaaccatGACCTTATACCACTGAGTGTTATTCAGTTCACCTAAGTGCACTCATCTTTGTACCAAGTGAGGTAAAATGACTCAAGTGCTAactgatttcctgtctctgtgtgatCCCTGTAGAGTTACCTGCCTCACATCCCCTTACTAAAAGGtcatctcaaaataaaaatgacaaaaatcacAGCGGAGAATATGCAATTCacacaaatattttgtgaatgattgtggcaaacagtgtttttgttgctgtatcCCAGATGATGATTACTGGGAATGGAGCTTTTGTTACTATGCAAGTGAACGATTGTTGGGAATGGTGTTTTTGTCGCTATGCAAGTGAAAGATTGCTGGGGATGGTGTTTTGACTGTTGCATTTCCTCAAGTCTTCAGTGGCACAGAGGGAAATATTGTTTGGATAATTTGAGATGCAGCCGTTTTTAGCCGTGCTTCCTGTCACTGCGTGCAGTTCCCGCTCGCCTCCCTTGTGGTTCATTGATGACTGTTATAGATAGAAACAAATGGCAGGAGACCAGCTGTCCAGAGCCATCCGTCCGCCAACCATCCACATTGCGCCATCTGCAGTCGACAACAGAACGTAATATAATCTTTGTATTTTACTGGTCAGAATCTGAAGTTGTGGGAAACAGTTCAAAAATACTGTAACCCCCTGGGGTGTCTTCTCTGAGGATTTCATCTGTAGGACAGCTGACAATGCAAAGGAGGACAGTGGGGTTGGGCGCTAAAAGCTGCGGTCAGGTCACCCAAAAATAACATCTCAACCACAGGACAAAGGTCCCAATTCCCAGCTCAGCAACCCAACAATCACCAGCACATGCCCTGACAACCAGGTGCATACCCTCTCTATCAGACTGAGTCAGGGAGACTTCAGATCACTACATTTTCCGTTGGCCACGGAGAGATGGAGTTGGTCTCATCCCTCCCTTTAGCTCTCCTACTCCTTTCTTTTATCCTCCTCTTCAGCACAGGTAGACGTCTTTTACATCCTTTATTTCATTTGGTACTGAGTATTTCCATCCATAATTTTCCAttcataattattcataattactTGGTTATTTTCCCTGTTGTTTTATCCtagtacgtgtgtgcatgtgtgtgttcgtgcacacgtgtgtgtgtgtgtgtgtgcatgtgtgtatgcgtgcgtgtgtgtgtgtgtgtttggtgtatttcttaaacaaatcaaaagctacaaatggaaaaaaggatTTGATATTGAATGCTGAGAGATTGCAACTTATTCCTGGAGAATACAGTTGTCTGACTGTAGGTATGAGCTGTTGTTAAACTACTAAAAGGTTACTAATTCACCGTTTGTGAAACTGCTGAGGTGCCAGCACTGAGAAAACAGCATGGGCATTAGCTTCttctttgttatttatttcagacTCTTTGTTTTCACCTCTTCCTGTCCTCTAGTTTCACCTTTGCCAACGTATGACAACCTATAGAAAGTGATGTTTGGTAGAATAGCTAAAAATGTGAGAACTATAGAAACAATATGAATACTTCACTATTCTTTTTATGAACCTCCCTGCTACCAAGAAACCACTTAAACTGTATGCCTTTGGTGAAATTAATTcttcaattaattcattaattctttCAGTAACTATTCCTGGGGTATACTCTGCATATTGTAATAATGAACTATAGACAGAGTTATAAAGTCTATGCAGTAATTATATTCTTATACTAGTTATCTGTTTGTTTCACCAAATGgtatgtttgttgttttgtgaagATCCTAGTTTGGTTGCTAAGAAATTAGTTGTTTGTTACAGTTGGTATGAGCTATCTGTCTCAGTTTGATCATTTTTTATGAAAGCTGATGACTACTTGCCAGACAATTTAATTTTAGTGCCCTGTGTCTGCGTTTGAACTGAGATTTTAAGGATAAGATGTTTTATATATTCCCATACATACTTGTTGCAAATTATTAGAAAATGTAAAACCAAGATCAATATTCATTTGGCATTTCAATCAAACCTCATTTATTATGAACGGGTGGATCAAAGACCATACACAGTGTGAACCTGGATAACACTAAAGTCAGAATCTACTGAAATACACACCTCTCTCAGTTGGTTTCCCTCTTGCTGccttattatattattatattattatattattatattagtcCTTTCCTTTCGTTTACCTGGTTAACTTTCAATGTAATTTGTGCATTTCAACAAATTTTGCTTGACGTGACAAACCTGAACAGTGTGTTTTACAAGATGTATCACAATGGACAGGCAGCAGTCAATacagtattaaaatgtaatcacaATAATGCAATGCTGTCCAGACTGAACCTGGGAAGTGCTTAATAATATAATGAATTGCAACATGGAATCCAACAATTCTGTGTTTTGACAAAATGTGGAGCGttaaaatgtgataaatgtCTGGTGCCATTTTCTCAGGAGCTGAGGGTCTTAACCTGGAGGGGCCTTTGATGAAGGACCTGATGCGGGGTTATAACAAAAACATTCGTCCAGTGGAGTGGAACAAGAACATCATCCAAGTGGAGCTCAAGCTGACTCTTACCAACCTCATCTCTCTGGTGCGTACATGTACAGGCAcaaaggtgtgtgtttgtgtgtgtgtgtgtatatgtatgtgtgtgtgtttgtgtgtgtgtgtgtgtgtgtgtgtgtttcaagcACTACTCAACCTGTTGTTGAGGAATGGTTGCATCCACTCTgacccgccaaatcttcaccaTTACTCAGCATTTTAGCCTGCTCACAATATACTAGCACCCtcaaaagtattattattattatttttaaatggaaacaaaaaagtcaaatgtgAAGTGAATGTCCAAAAATAATGAGTCTCTTTATGAAAGATTAGGGCCCAGTTAGGGTACTGCATTCAGATAATGGGAGGGGAATGCCTGAGCCTGTATATGTTTCATGATTTGTGGAGAGTATATGTCAATCTAACTCTTTCTGTCCTGATTTGCAGAACGAGCGAGAGGAGGCCCTCACTACCAGCGTGTGGGTTGAAATGGTAAAAACAGGGTGCAACAGAGAGTTATGATAGAGCTGAATGATGGGGCTGTGGGGGTGTCAGGACCTGGCGTTGGGTGGCTATGGTACACTTTTCTAGCGTCCTGGTGTTTAGAACAGCCCTTATAAGAAGTTGACTTCAATGAAACTTATTTGAATTAGTACATACTATAGAGTATGGCGAGTTAGGAGTATTGATGTGGAAACCAAATTTCAGTCTGAAGTAGAATAAAAGACACTGAAGGTAaagtataaatattttttttttactggtcaTTTAAACTATATTTTTGGAGCTCAAAACAGAATCAGACCTGAGAGCATGCACTTGCTTAGGTCCGCAGCTAAaaaaatttcataaaatttcaaatgtaaaaattctccaaagtgaaagtgaatgtgttttttattcgACAGCAATGGGATGACTACCGCCTGAAGTGGGATCACTTGCCAGAGTATCAGAATGTCACCCGCATGCGCGTTCCTTCCAAAAACATCTGGCTGCCGGACATTATCCTAGAAAACAAGTGAGTACAAACGCCATCACTGGCTATAGACCTACAGTAGCAGCTTCTCAATAAATCCCTGTGGTAGCCACAGCCTGCAAAAGCAACACATTTTCCAATATATGATCATTTGCATTTGACAGCTGCCATCACAGTGTCCTCAATTGACTGGGAGAAGGATTATTCATCTTGAATTATACCTCATCACTGTAACTTTGAGTTTACACATATTTTACCATATATATTGCTAATATAGGCAATATAATCATTCCACACATTTGCTACTCTGATTACGGGAAAATACATCAACATACtgaccatttttatttctagtCAATGagcttatttttgcttttgatcATACCGTACATTCCACTCTTTGTGCCTGCAGTATGGATGGAAAATTTGAAATCGCTCTGTACGTCAATGCCCTCGTTGACCCCTCTGGCCACGTCTCCTGGTTGCCCCCGGCTATCTATCGGAGTGCCTGCTCCATTAAGGTCAACTACTTCCCCTTCGACTGGCAGAACTGCACGATGGTGTTTCGGTAAGGTCGCTTGCCTGGCCTGTCTGTTATCAGTTTCCTGCATGAAATAAGGTACAATTCAGCCATgcgttattttaaatatttgaatcgTGTGTTTTGCTGTCACACCAGTGCCACTGCTATGATGTGGTTTAACACGGTTTGTACTGattcttttctcattttatgaTTCAATCTGGAAGCTCCCAGACCTACACCGCTAACGAAATCGAGCTACGTCTCATAACTGATGAAAAGGGTCAGATGGTGGAGTGGATTGAGATCGACCCAGAGGCGTTCACAGGTCAGACTCAGTATCTGAAGGCAGTGGAGAGCCTCCTGTCCTCAATGACTCCTGTTGCCATTTTGAGAAAACTGTATTCTTCAGTCAGAATGCCACAgtgctttattgtgtttttattacaaaactGTATTGCATTGTAAATTTCATGAAGTATGAAGTATCataattaaatgtgttcaatTAGCATTTAGGCACGTTATCAAGTGGGCTTTCAATTCAACAATCCTGCGGCAAAAATGAAACTAATGCTTCTCTCTGCCCTGGCCTCAAGGAGTGCTTAAAAAGAAATTCAGTAGCATACCTCCATTAAAAACAGTCCTGATGATGATTTCCTTTAGAATGACCCATGTCCTGCAGTTCACAACCTGGGATACAATTACAGTTTCTGTGACTTGATACCTTCTGAGGTATACTATTAATATCAGCTGGTAGCAGGTGTTCTATTATAATTGAATGCAGAATGACAGACTGTTGAGTGACATTAGGAAAGTTGCGTGCTTTGATACCAGCCCACAACAGCTTAAATAGTCTTTGTCTCCATTTCCCTTCAACAGAGAATGGTGAATGGGCCATCAAACACAGACCCGCCAAGAAGATAATAAACCATCGCTACAGCAGGGACGAGTTGGAATTCCAGGAGTTGGTGTTcttcctgatcatccagaggaAGCCTCTGTTCTACGTGATCAACATCATCGTGCCCTCTGTGCTCATCTCCTCCCTGTGCCTGCTGGTCTACTACCTCCCTGCTAAAGGTTCACCCATCATCCTCTCTAATGAGCCTTATTGCAAATGAATGATTGAGATGAAACACATACCGATTATGTTccgaacaggccattcagcccataaTTTACCTATGTACAAGAGAATAGCGAGCACTGCATGAAGCCTGGACTTAAATGCCCCTGGGGCCTGTACCTCTCATACATGAGATGGCAAGCTGCTCCACACAATGACAACTGTGCTGAAAACTTCCTGGTGTTAACTCAGATTTAAGTTAGTTTTTAACTGTGCCACTGAATGCCCTTCAAAAGTGCCATGTTTGTGTAATATCATAGAGCTGAATCATATGTTCAAGGTCTTCTTGAACAGATATTTGCTCACATCTGTTTGTGATGTTGTTTTTATCAGCTGGTGGGCAAAAGTGTACCATGTCAATTTCCATACTCCTGGCGCACACtgttttcctcttcctcattgCCAAGAAAGTTCCGGAAACATCGCAAGCTACACCACTTATCGGAAAGTAAGATGTTACATCTCTTTTGTCGTGCATTTTGCTCTAAGAAGTTTTGTAGTTTCCCTCCCATACTGATTTTGATAGTAAAGTCAATGAAGTCTTGGAAGTGATTGCTGTTATTGCTGCAGATTAATACTGTGGATAGCTATCCTGATattcttggttttattttggcCCTAGGTACTTGATGTTTGTCATATCAGTGACCACCATGGTGGTGATGAATTCTGTAATTGTGTTGAATGTCTCTCTGCGAACTCCCAACACCCATCTAATGACAGACAAAGTCCGAAAGGTACAGTCAAAACcatctttaaaatatgaatgaaaagcTCTTATGAAAGGAATTGCCACTGagcagttctgattggctgggagatTTTCCTGTCATCCGGGAAAATctctttaattaaatgtaatgtaattaaaaatgctgCACACAGTCCTCCAGGAAGTGAGTTTGATGCCTCTGCTGTTCTCTACTCACCAGGTCTTCCTAAACGTCCTGCCGCAAATGCTCCAGATGCAGATGAGACCCTGGACCCCGGCAGAGCCCCCCTCGCGACGACGCAGCTCCCTGGGCCTCATCTCCAAGGCCAACGAGTGCTTCCTGAAGACGGCCCGCTCCGAGATCATGTTCAGCAAGCTCAGAGAGCGGGACGGGCTGATGAGGGTTGCGTTAGAGCAGATCCGTgagtctcgctctctctcaattGATTGATATGAGTTTGTAGTAAAGGTTTGGTTAATCTCCATTCCAAAAACGGATCAGAATGCCAATTTAAAATTCACATCAAATGCGGAAAATCAAGCCTTTCTCACCTACCACACCTCCactttcctgtctctctgaaaCTTCTCTGTTGCTGTGTTTATGATTGTCCTTCTTTCACTTGGGCTTAATCTAGTTCTAGGTGCTATGGAAGTAATGAAAGAGTTAGGATAGAACCTTTCCACGCAGGCCTGAGAAATCATCAAGATATTCAATGCAGATGCTGCTATGGTTGTGACTTTTTTCTAACCTTCAGAGAACGGTCTGCAGGGGGACACGGCGCAGGACGTGTGTGCCAGTCTTGCCCAGGCCTCTTCAGCAGTGAAGCAGTGCGTTGCTTCCTGCAAGCACATCACCGAGACCATCCAGCAGCAGAACCGCTTCCAGAGCGTGAGTTACGCTTCACCCGTTTCAGATTTAAGGCCAGGCGACTGTTTTGGGCTTTGTTTCAACAGTGAAAAACGTATCCATGTGCACGAAAgactgaaggtttttttttgttcacaggaGAACGAAGAGTGGTTCTTGGTGGCGCGGGTAATAGACCGGGTCTGCTTCTTTGCCATGGCACTCCTGTTCATCATGGGCACGATTGGTATCTTCCTCATGGGTCACTTCAACCAGGCTCCTTCCATGCCATTTCCAGATGACCCAAAGACATACTTACCGAAGTAAAACCGCAGACTGCTTAGCAGAGGGACAGCTACCAGCTGAGAACagggctctgtgtctgtgttgctgaGCTGGCTGTGGAAGCCTGCCTATGCTTCTTAATGGTATTCACAATGAGCCAGCAAATAAGGACAGATTTAATTATGGGGAAGACATcattttcaatgttaaaaacatgaagGTGTGAATGTGACCAATGCTTAGGATGTCTGTGTTTAAATTTACAGAGAGTTCCTTTTTTCTCATAGAAGGATGCTGGTACTGCTGTATTATTCCTTCCTATAGTATGATCacccaaaaatataaaaaagtttgggaagaaattgaatgaa
Coding sequences within it:
- the chrng gene encoding acetylcholine receptor subunit gamma isoform X4; the encoded protein is MRVPSKNIWLPDIILENNMDGKFEIALYVNALVDPSGHVSWLPPAIYRSACSIKVNYFPFDWQNCTMVFRSQTYTANEIELRLITDEKGQMVEWIEIDPEAFTENGEWAIKHRPAKKIINHRYSRDELEFQELVFFLIIQRKPLFYVINIIVPSVLISSLCLLVYYLPAKAGGQKCTMSISILLAHTVFLFLIAKKVPETSQATPLIGKYLMFVISVTTMVVMNSVIVLNVSLRTPNTHLMTDKVRKVFLNVLPQMLQMQMRPWTPAEPPSRRRSSLGLISKANECFLKTARSEIMFSKLRERDGLMRVALEQIQNGLQGDTAQDVCASLAQASSAVKQCVASCKHITETIQQQNRFQSENEEWFLVARVIDRVCFFAMALLFIMGTIGIFLMGHFNQAPSMPFPDDPKTYLPK
- the chrng gene encoding acetylcholine receptor subunit gamma isoform X2, with the translated sequence MLRAEGLNLEGPLMKDLMRGYNKNIRPVEWNKNIIQVELKLTLTNLISLNEREEALTTSVWVEMQWDDYRLKWDHLPEYQNVTRMRVPSKNIWLPDIILENNMDGKFEIALYVNALVDPSGHVSWLPPAIYRSACSIKVNYFPFDWQNCTMVFRSQTYTANEIELRLITDEKGQMVEWIEIDPEAFTENGEWAIKHRPAKKIINHRYSRDELEFQELVFFLIIQRKPLFYVINIIVPSVLISSLCLLVYYLPAKAGGQKCTMSISILLAHTVFLFLIAKKVPETSQATPLIGKYLMFVISVTTMVVMNSVIVLNVSLRTPNTHLMTDKVRKVFLNVLPQMLQMQMRPWTPAEPPSRRRSSLGLISKANECFLKTARSEIMFSKLRERDGLMRVALEQIQNGLQGDTAQDVCASLAQASSAVKQCVASCKHITETIQQQNRFQSENEEWFLVARVIDRVCFFAMALLFIMGTIGIFLMGHFNQAPSMPFPDDPKTYLPK
- the chrng gene encoding acetylcholine receptor subunit gamma isoform X3 translates to MKDLMRGYNKNIRPVEWNKNIIQVELKLTLTNLISLNEREEALTTSVWVEMQWDDYRLKWDHLPEYQNVTRMRVPSKNIWLPDIILENNMDGKFEIALYVNALVDPSGHVSWLPPAIYRSACSIKVNYFPFDWQNCTMVFRSQTYTANEIELRLITDEKGQMVEWIEIDPEAFTENGEWAIKHRPAKKIINHRYSRDELEFQELVFFLIIQRKPLFYVINIIVPSVLISSLCLLVYYLPAKAGGQKCTMSISILLAHTVFLFLIAKKVPETSQATPLIGKYLMFVISVTTMVVMNSVIVLNVSLRTPNTHLMTDKVRKVFLNVLPQMLQMQMRPWTPAEPPSRRRSSLGLISKANECFLKTARSEIMFSKLRERDGLMRVALEQIQNGLQGDTAQDVCASLAQASSAVKQCVASCKHITETIQQQNRFQSENEEWFLVARVIDRVCFFAMALLFIMGTIGIFLMGHFNQAPSMPFPDDPKTYLPK
- the chrng gene encoding acetylcholine receptor subunit gamma isoform X1; translation: MELVSSLPLALLLLSFILLFSTGAEGLNLEGPLMKDLMRGYNKNIRPVEWNKNIIQVELKLTLTNLISLNEREEALTTSVWVEMQWDDYRLKWDHLPEYQNVTRMRVPSKNIWLPDIILENNMDGKFEIALYVNALVDPSGHVSWLPPAIYRSACSIKVNYFPFDWQNCTMVFRSQTYTANEIELRLITDEKGQMVEWIEIDPEAFTENGEWAIKHRPAKKIINHRYSRDELEFQELVFFLIIQRKPLFYVINIIVPSVLISSLCLLVYYLPAKAGGQKCTMSISILLAHTVFLFLIAKKVPETSQATPLIGKYLMFVISVTTMVVMNSVIVLNVSLRTPNTHLMTDKVRKVFLNVLPQMLQMQMRPWTPAEPPSRRRSSLGLISKANECFLKTARSEIMFSKLRERDGLMRVALEQIQNGLQGDTAQDVCASLAQASSAVKQCVASCKHITETIQQQNRFQSENEEWFLVARVIDRVCFFAMALLFIMGTIGIFLMGHFNQAPSMPFPDDPKTYLPK